The genomic interval ATACCTGTTTGAGTTATgacaattccttttttttcttaaagtttatTAAATCAAAAGAGATAATACAAATTTCCAAATCAGtaagtagttttgttgctgcAAAATGGCACTTACAGATTCTcgaagtttgaaaatgaaatctttGCACCTCCATCAGACCAGTTATTTTGCTATAAATTTGTGTCAAAAAACGTGAGATTCACAACAATATCACCATTCTCCTCCcccaagtattttttaaagtaaagtacCTTCCATGAGTATCCTAAAGACGTCTCTGAGGATGGTGACGGTGGTGCAGAGGACAAAAACGGAGAACAGGAACGTACAAATGGGATCTGCAACTTTATACTCGggctgaaagagagaaaaagaggttATGGAGACTTTAAAGAGCGAGTAAAGAGACATCAGATGGTGTTTTCCACAGTCAGCAGCCACTGAAGTGCCCCGGGCAAAAAGCAAAAGGGAACATCTTCCATGATGAAGGAAATATTTAACCCCATCGTAATAACCAAGACCCAGCACACATCAGTCTTCTGTACACATTAATATTTACTTCTAATTGTTTTTAGTAATATAAAGTTAACATTGACTATTTTTGCtcctgaaaatgtttaaaaaaacaattccaaTTTCCTCCCCATGAATTTGACAGAAAGGCTCCTGCAACAGTATTTAGACCATCAGCTAGAATTATCCAGGTTAAATGGCGGCATAAAAGACGCTTGGATCATATTTAGTTTTGTTAAAGTGCCAATATTAGCAAACTGACATTTCAGTCTCACCCTAACATGAATGTGATCTATATCTGACCCGAAAGTAGATGATGGTCGCTGCCACCATGACGCCAACGCTCTGGAGCAGGTCTCCAACCACGTGGATGAAGGCGGCGCGGACACTCGTGTTGCTATGGCCACCGAGAAGCGTGTGGGAGTGGCCGTGCGCGACAGGACTCTGGCCACCCTCGTCAATCTGGTGATAGCCGCTGCCGTGGGCGTGGAATGTGGTGGAATGATGAAGGATGTACGCCAtgctacaggaaaaaaagaggtacTGACATTAGTGACTCTTTATTTTCCCGAGAAGTGTTATAAAGACGCATGTTTGAGCTTTAAACACAAATTTCCCCAGTGAgatagaaaaatacaacaagagAAAGATTTGAACAAGTGAATGTGAATGTCacccaccccaaaaaacaatatctATTCTTACCAaggaattttaaaatttgatcgCAAAATGATATTATTTCCTATTCCTGCCAACAGATATATTTGTTGGCAGCAAATAACAAGGTATGCTTATTTAAGACATTATAAGACAATGGGCCCTgtggcacagatatgcaaagggccccaccactcCCTCTACATCCAAGCAAGACACAgattttgtggtggttttgggaaaagtacagatattaacatcaaaatatacttacaaaaataaaagaactcaTTGTGCGTAATGGCCTGTTTCAGGGTATTGGAGAAAGTAgcattaaatggaaatatttaaaaaaaaatacaagtagctcaaatttgtacttgagtaaatatatttAGTTACTTTCAACCACTGGATTTAAACACAGACCTGAAGATAATATTGTAAAATActactttattgtattttcctgatgttatatgtttaaatatgttgaATTATGTCACTTTTAATTTTAGTAGAATCGCAACTTTTCTTAAAAGTGCATTATCATGCAGGTGGGAGGAACACATTGCTACCAATACAGAATAATTTATCCTTAgtttaatatattatatgtatgtgaTGATCTAACCATTTTAACATTCAATTGTAtcgttttgtttattttcttggaTACCTGGATGGATAGACTTTGCACTCAGCTGAGCTCATTTTGGCAGCATGCCATTTTACCATGAAAGGAagaattgggggaaaaaatgcttcagtttaaaagaaacatttaccTGTTGAAGGCGAGTACTTTTACAGCTGAGTTCTTAGTGGTATCATGAAGCT from Plectropomus leopardus isolate mb unplaced genomic scaffold, YSFRI_Pleo_2.0 unplaced_scaffold13863, whole genome shotgun sequence carries:
- the LOC121964062 gene encoding zinc transporter 8-like, with the protein product ILGAFISVISIWIVTGALVYLAIERIVRNDYEIDGHVMLVTSGCAVIVNIIMAYILHHSTTFHAHGSGYHQIDEGGQSPVAHGHSHTLLGGHSNTSVRAAFIHVVGDLLQSVGVMVAATIIYFRPEYKVADPICTFLFSVFVLCTTVTILRDVFRILME